The sequence TTTCTCCTGAAGTCAGCTTTTCATTTTCACTACTGTTATAACCATAAAATTGTGGTTTGATAGGAACTGCCCTGAGTTCTATCCTTACATCATTCACATTGCTACCTTCAATTAACTGGATGTGTTGATTACCGGATTTTGGAAGCTTTCCAAAATGCAGAACATACCCATCATAAAAGAACTGTTCTCCATACGCTTCAGCCATTCTTGCCAGATAATTATAGTGTGTTTCATCATACTGACTGCTATAAAGAATCTGAGAGGTATCATTGGTATCAATATTAAAATCAAAATCAGAGCTGTCAAGTCCCTGTTTAAGGATTTCATTAGCAATAATTCCCATATTTACGGGTTGGTTTCCGCCAAAGCTTTGGGTATGGGAAGCTCCATCCAGCAAAATCGTTGGGCTTTGCCCTTTAAGGACAATATCTCCAAGACTGGTCTTTTCCCGGCTGAACCCAACCCGAGTAATTACTCCTACAAATGACATGTTGGGTGTATCTTCTACATCTTTGTAAGAGAAAGTAGCGGTTAATCTTTTCCCCAATAGCTTATGGGCATCTTCCAGCTTTTGAGTCTGTTTGTTTTCCAGACTGTCATGGGCAAGAATAATTTCAAATTCATGATGCCTTACGGCACTTTGTATTAGTTTGAAGTGTTTGAAATGCGTGACAGGTTTGCCATTCGCATGAACTTCAAGTTTTACCACTCGATTAATTCCTGCTATCTGATTTTCCGAAATAGCTTTAGCATTGCTCTCGTGGGTAAAGGCTCTTTTTCTTAATTTTGAATACTCCTCATTCGAGGGAACTTCATTGGTGTTGTTTTTCATTTGTGTGTTTTTTAAATAGTGAACCAATCTCCCAAAAGGAAACTTTTATTCTTAATATTCGTTAAATATTTGATGGTCAATTGTTCTTCTCAAAGAATTAGGGACGATCTCATGTAGATGAGATTAGGGAGTATATCATTTGTGTTGTTTTTAGTGTTTATATTCAAATATAATAAAATCCACAAATAAATCACACATCATAGAAAACATATAGACAAATAATACTATTCAGTAAATAATATCATTAAGATACGATCATAAAAAGTTGACAGTGCCTCTCTATTTTTCATCTATTAAAATTAATCAAAGTTTAACCTAAGAAATAGAGCCAGAAACTGGACGAATTATTACTTTTGATAAAATATACACTTTTAGAATGTCATTACACTTTAATCCACGAGATATTACATGGTTAGCCTTTAATGAAAGGGTTTTACAGGAAGCCATGGATGAAAAAGTTCCTTTACATTTAAGAATACGTTTTCTTGGAATCTTCTCTAACAATCTGGATGAGTTCTTCCGGGTACGTGTTGCCGGATTAAAGCGTGCCATGGACTTTAAGGAAAAGGTAATTGCCGAGTCCTTTTATCAGCCTCCCTCTAAAATTCTTCAGCGAATCAATGAAATTGTGATGAAGCAACAGCTGAATTTCGATAAAACCTGGAAAACTATCCAGACTGAAATGGCAGATCATAAAGTCTTTATCAAAAATTCTAAAAACCTGACAGCATTGCAAAAAGATTTTGTCAGAAACTACTTTGACGAAGTGGTGGAATCTAATGTAATCCCTATTCTTCTTCATGAAAATACCCCAATGCCTTACCTCAGAGATAAAAGTCTCTATCTTGGAGTGGCCATGAGGAAAAAAGACTGGCAATATTCCAGCAACTACGCCATTATTGAAATTCCTTCCCGATTTGTAGGAAGATTTGTATTGCTTCCAACTGAAAATCCTGAAGAAAAAAATGTAATGCTTCTTGAAGATGTAATTACCTTCAACTTGCCTCACATTTTCTCTTATTTCGGATATGATGAATTTGCCGCTAATGCTTTTAAAGTAACCAAAGATGCTGAACTGGATCTGGATAATGACATCCGTACCAACTTCGCAGAAAAAATAGAAAAGGGGCTTAAAAACCGAAGAAAAGGAAAACCTACCCGTTTTGTTTTTGATAAAGATATGGATAAGGCACTGCTGGAACTCTTGATCAGAAAACTAAACCTGACCAAGAAAGACAGCATTATTCCCGGAGGAAAAATCCATAATTTCAAACACTTTATGGACTTCCCTGATGTTTTTGAAACCTATACAAGACCTGTTGAAAGAACTTCTTTCACTCATCAGGCCTTTGAACATGGCGAAAGAGTAACAGACGTCATCATGAAGGAAGATGTACTGCTTACTTTCCCCTATCATAAATACAATCCGGTGATTGATCTTCTGCGTGAAGCAGCCATGGATCCGGATGTAAAATCCATACAAATCACGGCGTACAGACTGGCCAGTAATTCAAAAATAAGCAATGCATTAATCTATGCAGCCAGAAATGGTAAAGAAGTAACAGTAATGCTTGAGCTGCAGGCAAGATTTGATGAAGAATCTAATCTGGAGTGGAAAGAGATGCTGGAGCCGGAAGGAATTACCGTTCTGATAGGGCTTCCAAACAAAAAGGTTCATGCGAAACTTTGTGTTATAAAAAAGAGAGCCCACAACAAAACCATCCAATATGGATTTGTAAGTACCGGAAATTTCAACGAGAAGACAGCAAGAATCTATGGAGACCATTTGCTTCTGACTTCTGATCGTGGGATAATGGCAGACATCAACAAAGTATTCAATGTACTGAAAAAACCAAAAGATGACTATCTTCCGATTTTGAAAACCTGTAAAAATTTATTGGTTTGCCCCCAATTTATGCGTGAAAAGATTGTTCACCATATTGATAGGGAAATTGAAGAAGCTAAAGCAGGAAGAAAAGCTGAAATCATCGTTAAGGCCAATTCTTTAAGTGACCGATTATTAATTGAAAAATTATATGACGCAGCCACAGTAGGTGTAACCATAAGACTCATTGTAAGAGGAATTTATTGTGCTGTAAATCAAAGGGAATTTAAAGAAAAAATTAAGGCTATCAGTATTGTAGACGAGTATTTGGAACATGCCAGAGTAATGTACTTCTACAATAAAGGAGCTGAAGATATGTATATTTCTTCTGCCGACTGGATGACCAGAAACCTTGATTACAGAATTGAAGCAGCTGCCAAAATAACCGATAAGAACCTTAAAAAAGAATTAAAAGACATTCTTGACATTCAGCTTAGAGATAATGTAAAAGCAAGGATTTTAGATAAAAAGCTGAGCAATGAATACATAAGGAATGATAAAAAGGAATGCAGATCACAAATAGAAACTTATAACTATCTAAAGGCTAAAACCAATAAAAAATGACACATTTTTAAATGATAAAACTTCTTTTTTTTCTGATTCCTGTTGTATTTGTCAGTGCTCAACAAAAGGCAATTTCTCATTTTTCTATCGAGGACTATAAGTAATGAAGAATAAGCAACCCAGGTTGTACATTTGTAAATAAAGAGGGAAAATCTCCTTATGATTACGGAGAAGAACCGTACAGCAGCAGCATTTTCAGAAAGAAAAATTATTTTTATATTATGATCAGTACCAGAAATAATACTA is a genomic window of Chryseobacterium nakagawai containing:
- the ppk1 gene encoding polyphosphate kinase 1, producing MSLHFNPRDITWLAFNERVLQEAMDEKVPLHLRIRFLGIFSNNLDEFFRVRVAGLKRAMDFKEKVIAESFYQPPSKILQRINEIVMKQQLNFDKTWKTIQTEMADHKVFIKNSKNLTALQKDFVRNYFDEVVESNVIPILLHENTPMPYLRDKSLYLGVAMRKKDWQYSSNYAIIEIPSRFVGRFVLLPTENPEEKNVMLLEDVITFNLPHIFSYFGYDEFAANAFKVTKDAELDLDNDIRTNFAEKIEKGLKNRRKGKPTRFVFDKDMDKALLELLIRKLNLTKKDSIIPGGKIHNFKHFMDFPDVFETYTRPVERTSFTHQAFEHGERVTDVIMKEDVLLTFPYHKYNPVIDLLREAAMDPDVKSIQITAYRLASNSKISNALIYAARNGKEVTVMLELQARFDEESNLEWKEMLEPEGITVLIGLPNKKVHAKLCVIKKRAHNKTIQYGFVSTGNFNEKTARIYGDHLLLTSDRGIMADINKVFNVLKKPKDDYLPILKTCKNLLVCPQFMREKIVHHIDREIEEAKAGRKAEIIVKANSLSDRLLIEKLYDAATVGVTIRLIVRGIYCAVNQREFKEKIKAISIVDEYLEHARVMYFYNKGAEDMYISSADWMTRNLDYRIEAAAKITDKNLKKELKDILDIQLRDNVKARILDKKLSNEYIRNDKKECRSQIETYNYLKAKTNKK